The Candidatus Methylomirabilota bacterium sequence TCCGCAGCGTGCGCTTCTCGCCCTGGCCGCCGACCCAGATGGGCAGGCGCTTCTGGATCGGCTTGGGATTGCAGCGCGCGTCGTTGAGCTGGAAGTACTGGCCCTTGAAGTTGGAGACCGGCTCGTCGAAGAGCATGCGAAGGATCTGCACGGCCTCCTCGAGATGGTCCTGGCGGATCCCGATCCGCTCGAAGGGAATGCCGAAGCCCTCGTACTCGTGCTGATGCCAGCCGGCGCCGATGCCGATCTCGCAGCGACCGCCGGAGAGGTGGTCGATGGTGCAGATGGCCTTGGCGAGGACGCCGGGGTTGCGGTAGTTGACGCAGATCACGAGCGAGCCCACGCGCACGTGCTTGGTGTCGAGCGCGATGGCCGTCATCGTGCTGATCGCTTCGAAGCAGGGGCCGTTGCCGTCGCGGTACGGAGACTCCTGGAAGTGATCGGCGGAAGAGAACCAGTCGAAGCCGTTGGCGTCCGCGAAGCGCCAGAGCTTGCGCATATCGGCCATCGGCCCGCCCACGTGTCCCAGGTGCATCCCGAAGGTCATCGCCATTTTCCAGTCTCCGGTAAGAGTTAACGCGTTGTCAGCGTCAAGCCGCCGTCCACCACGAGCGTCTGGCCCGTCACCCAGCGCGCCTCCTCACTGGCGAGAAAGACGGCAGCCCAGCCCACGTCCCAGCCCTCGCCCTCGGTGCCGAGCGGGCTCGCCTTTCGGCGCTTCTCGCGCAGCTCGGGCCCGACGCTCTCGACCATCGGCGTCCAGACCATCCCGGGCGCGATCGCGTTGACGCGGACGCCCTTGGGGCCGAGCTGGGCGGCGCAGGTGCGGACGAAGCCGATGACGCCCGCCTTGGCGGCGGCGTAGGCGGTGCGGCCATGGCCGCGCAGCGCGGCGACGGACGAGACGCAGATGATGGCGCCGCGCCCGCGGTCCACCATGGGCCTGGCCGCCGCCTGGGTCGCGAGAAGCATGGACTTGAGGTCGACGGACATGACCTGGTCCCACTCCTCTTCCGTCACCTCGAAGAGCGTCTTGCGCGACTCGATGCCGACGTTGTTGTGGAGGATGTCCACGGCGCCCCAGCGATCGAGCGCGGCCTTCACCATTCCGTCGCAATCGGCCTTGCGCGTCACGTCGGCGGCGAAGACGGCCGCTTCGCCTCCCTCCTGGGCGATCAGCTTGGCCGTCTCCTCGGCGTTCTCGGGCTTGGCGTCCACGCAGAGGACGCGCGCGCCCTCGCGGGCGAAGAGGATGGCTGCCGCCT is a genomic window containing:
- a CDS encoding LLM class flavin-dependent oxidoreductase, which codes for MAMTFGMHLGHVGGPMADMRKLWRFADANGFDWFSSADHFQESPYRDGNGPCFEAISTMTAIALDTKHVRVGSLVICVNYRNPGVLAKAICTIDHLSGGRCEIGIGAGWHQHEYEGFGIPFERIGIRQDHLEEAVQILRMLFDEPVSNFKGQYFQLNDARCNPKPIQKRLPIWVGGQGEKRTLRTAAKYADGWNAPYIDPQTWKAKNAILDDWCAKEGRDPKTLKRTVNVGCYLGADSKGVLRGEAIFKSHWGDNPERKGFFRGTPKDALEMCQAYQSVGVQRVNLAFRKGPYDFEALQGFVETVLPAFGIKRPS
- a CDS encoding glucose 1-dehydrogenase, whose amino-acid sequence is MSGRLKDKVAIVTGAGSRGPGLGNGKAAAILFAREGARVLCVDAKPENAEETAKLIAQEGGEAAVFAADVTRKADCDGMVKAALDRWGAVDILHNNVGIESRKTLFEVTEEEWDQVMSVDLKSMLLATQAAARPMVDRGRGAIICVSSVAALRGHGRTAYAAAKAGVIGFVRTCAAQLGPKGVRVNAIAPGMVWTPMVESVGPELREKRRKASPLGTEGEGWDVGWAAVFLASEEARWVTGQTLVVDGGLTLTTR